The genomic DNA TGACAAGTTTAACTGGAGGCTTTGCCTCTCAGGATGATGGCTGGATACTTATGCTCACAACCTCAGAGGGCGAAGCCCGACCCCATACCCCAAGCCTACTTTACATTCTTGCGGCTTTCGCGCGGCGGCGGAAGTGTTCGATGAGCGGGGCGACGGTTTCCTTGAAGTCGTCGTGAGTCTCGATGCGAACAAAGTCAATCGACATGCGCTGGAAGAGTTCCTTGGTCGCTTTGCCTTGACGTTTGGCTTCGCGGGCGAATGCTTCGCGGAAGGCGGCATCTCCGGTGTCGATCAAAAGCGTCTCGCCGGTTTCGGGGTCTTCGAGTTCTACGAGGCCTGCGGACGGAAGTTCCATTTCGCGCGGATCAACGACGGACACGGCGAGAACGTCGTGGCGCTTGCGGAGAATCTTGAAAGCGTTTTCGAAACCTTCATCCAAGAAGTCACTCATCACGACGACTACGGCGCGGCGGTTCAGAATCTTGCCGGCATATTCTAGGGCAACCTGTGTGTTGGTGCCGTGGTGCTGCGGCTTGAAGTAGAGAATTTCGCGGATGAGGCGCAACACGTGCTTGCGGCCTTTCTCGGGCGGGATGAAAAGTTCGACTTGGTCGGTGTAAATGAGGAGGCCGACCTTGTCGTTGTTCTTGATGGCGGCGAATGCGAGGAGAGCCGTGAGCGTTGCCATGACTTCGCCTTTCATTTGCTTGCCAGAACCAAATTCGGAACTGCTTGAAGCGTCGACCATGAGGAGCATGGTCATTTCGCGTTCTTCGATGAACTTTTTGACGTAAGGCGTGCCGGTTCGGGCGGTCACGTTCCAGTCAATCGTACGCACGTCATCGCCGGGCATGTATTCACGGACTTCGCTGAATTCCATACCGTTGCCTTTGAAGGAGCTATGGTATGCTCCGGTCATCACGGTGTCGAGCGTGCCGCGTACGGAAAGTTCAATGCGGCTTACGGTCTTTAAAACTTCTTTATCGAGTAATTCTTTATCGGCCATCGTAATTCTTCTTTTTTACGCTAAAGAATATACAAATATTGCGCAGAAGAGACCATGTGCGATGGATTGCTGTGCGATTCGAGGCGGTTTGTTTTGTCTTGTGAAAAATGCTGAAATTGAAAAAAGAGCGATTTTTACGTAAAAAATGCTCGAAATTTGAATTTCTTACGTAAGATTTTTACTTTGTATGTACTATTTCTCTCGTTTGAGTGAATTTTTATGTTGTTTAAGTGCGGAATATGTTGAAATTGGAGACTCGATGCGCGCGAAATGGGAGGAATGGTATGCGTGTAATTGCCTTTTTTAGAAAATTTGCTTCATTTGTCTGCAAAATTACGTAAATAACAGGGCTTTATCCTGTTTTTTTACGTAAAAAATGGCAAAATTTTGAATTTTTCTTTTTTAGAACTCCGCTTTGGCGAGGAAACTTATGTTTCTGCCTTTTTCGGGCATCACGGATTTGAGGCGTGAAAGGTGGTTGCGTACGTCGGCGTTGAACAAGTTGTCACCGCGGAGGACGATGCTGTAGTGCGCGAGCGTGAGCGCCCAATGGAATTCGAGGGAAACGCCGAATGTGGTGTAGCCGGGCGTACGTTGTTCATAGCGGTCTACGCGGTTTTGTGCAAGGGCGAATTCCGTGTTGATGCCTGCGCGGACATGTGTCCAGAGGTAAGCGATTTCGCCATGGAATTTGAATGGCGGAATTTGTGGCATGTCACTCCAGTTTTCGTTCTGGTAAAATCCGCAGACATAGCTTGCACCTGCTTGTGCGTAGAATCCTTGTTCGGCAGGGAGTTCGATGGAGGCGCTTCCTCCTATGAGTAAAGCTTCGTCGCCGCTGACTTGATAAATTGGTAAAATTTGCGACCAGTTTGTGTCGCCGGTGGCGCGAGGGGCGAGGTGGTTCAGGAACCATGTGCTGTGAACGGCGGCTCGCCAATTGATGATTTCGCCGTAATCGCGAAATTCGAGTTCTGCGCCGTAACCGTTTTCGGCATCGAGCTTGTGGTTGCCGCGTTCGTAGGTGTATGCTGCGAGATGCGGACCTTGGTTGTAGAGTTCTTCGATGGTCGGGGCGCGTGTGGTGCGGAAAACATCAAGTGTCAGAAATTTGCCGGGGGCGACGCGTTGCGAAAATTCGACAGCGATGGCCCATAGTGCAAAGTTGCGGTCTTCGATGGCGCCTTTGTCGGCGACAATGCTTTCTTGCGGTTTGAAAAATGCGCCACCGAGTCGTGCGGACAAAGTTATTTCTAGGCCGTCTCGCCATCCGTTCAAGCTAGCGATGGAAAATAACGATGCTGCGTAGGAATTTGTTGGCGGTGTAAAAACGTAGCCGCCCATTTCGACGGAACGGATGTCGAATTCTCCACCGAAGTGGATTCCGAAAAACGGACCGCTTTGAGCGATGAATTTTTCAATGCGCATGTTTGCTTGATTAACGGCAAATTCTGCGCCGACGTATTCCTTAGTCTCGTATTCCGTGTGGTGGTACTGATTGAGTCGGAAGATGACGTTGAGTGTGTCGGGGCGTGTTGCTGGAATATACATTCCTTGCAACGTCAAGTCGCGTTTGAAAAGGTCGATGTCAACGCCGTTAGGGTGCCCACCGATGAATCCGCCGGGGATGCCGTAATTGGAATTGAAGGAGCGGAAGGAGGCTCCAAGCTTAAAGCGCTCAAAGCTGTAAGCGGCTCCGATGGCGATGCTTCTGTTTTCAATTTCCGTGTTTTTGAGGGTGCCCTTGGATGTTTCCATGTCGCTCATGTTGCGGGCGGAAACTTCGCTTTTAAGCGATAGCCTGTGGATGTTGACGTTGGCGCCTAAAACTGTAGCGAATCCCGGTTGCCCTGTTTCGGCATAGTCTGCGATGTAGCCGTGAATTTGTATGTTGCGGATGGAGTCGAGATGCGATGAATCGCGAACGTCTGAATTTTCAAAAGGAATGTCGTTGTGCTCGACTTGAATGACTCCACCTGCGGCAGCGAAGGAATGGCTTAAAATTTGTGGCCCGCGGACAATGCGTAATTTATGAGCCGTTAAGACTTCGGATGCAACGGCGTGATCGGGCGATGTAGCGCTCATGTCTCCGCAAAAGGAACCGTCTTCGGTGAGCGTGACGTGACTGCCGGAAAGCCCTTTGATGACGGGCCTTGCAGCGGCTGGACCCATGGAGCGGAGGGCGATATCGGGCTCGTTCTTGATGGTTTCTGCGATGGTTGTAGAAATTTTGCGATCGAGTTTTTCGGCTTGCAATTCATCGTCTTTACGCAAACCGTCTAAAATGGTTTCGGTAGATTTTTCGGCTTCGATGGTCGAGTTGCCTAAATCTTGAATAAATTCTTGGGCGAAAGAAAAATGAAGGAAGCCTCCTAAAAGGAGGCTCCCCGTAGCAGCCCTAAAAAGGCTAGTCTTCATCTTCGTCTTCCTGGAACGGGCACTTGTCAGCGTCCAAAGCCTTGTCTACGACAACTTTGATTTCAGGAGTTTTTGCATCGGCGTGGTCGTGGTGCTTGACCTTGAGAACCAATTTCGTTTCACCTTCTTTGAGTCCCTTGAGATGGAATCCCCAACCGCCTTCAAAATGAATGTCGAGAATTTTGCTATCGCCAACATCCCAACCGAGAGAATGTTCGTCATCGCTCGGGCCTGCGATTTCCTTGTTGTTCTCGTCGAGGAATTTCACGTGAATATGTGCGCTCATGCAGTTGGCGTTGACTTTGAGGCCCGGGAGCTTGGAATCTTCTTTGCCGCGGTAAACGCTGTAGAGCGTGTCCCATTCAGCAGAATAGAGTCTCCAGCCTTCGACTTCGAAATGTTCGTGCTGTTCGGTGGAGGTAGAATTGCTGTCGCCGCAAGCAGCGAATATGAGTGCGAAAATGGCAAGTGCCAGGAATTGAATTTTTTTCATTATAAATCCTTCAATTTTAATTATTTTGTTATTAACGTTTGTGAACATTGTTTGGAATGAGCGTTTCGTCATTCTGAGACGTGAAACGCCGAAGAATTCAGTTATTTCTGGTTGCAGGGAGGGCCGCGTGGATTATAATGAAGAGCAAATGTAAATGGATTTTGCGAGGCGTACTGCACTTGTAGAATAAATAGCAGAATCCAAAATACTGTTGCGACAGGGATGAAATCGTCTAAATTGTATCCATCGTGAATCAGTGTGCAAACGGGGCAGTCTTCGTGCTCCTCGAAATCATCATGATGGTGTTGGGCAACCGCCAAAAGGCATGCCGCGATAAGCACGATGATGAATTTGCGCATGT from Fibrobacter succinogenes includes the following:
- a CDS encoding DUF58 domain-containing protein is translated as MADKELLDKEVLKTVSRIELSVRGTLDTVMTGAYHSSFKGNGMEFSEVREYMPGDDVRTIDWNVTARTGTPYVKKFIEEREMTMLLMVDASSSSEFGSGKQMKGEVMATLTALLAFAAIKNNDKVGLLIYTDQVELFIPPEKGRKHVLRLIREILYFKPQHHGTNTQVALEYAGKILNRRAVVVVMSDFLDEGFENAFKILRKRHDVLAVSVVDPREMELPSAGLVELEDPETGETLLIDTGDAAFREAFAREAKRQGKATKELFQRMSIDFVRIETHDDFKETVAPLIEHFRRRAKAARM
- a CDS encoding TonB-dependent receptor domain-containing protein is translated as MKTSLFRAATGSLLLGGFLHFSFAQEFIQDLGNSTIEAEKSTETILDGLRKDDELQAEKLDRKISTTIAETIKNEPDIALRSMGPAAARPVIKGLSGSHVTLTEDGSFCGDMSATSPDHAVASEVLTAHKLRIVRGPQILSHSFAAAGGVIQVEHNDIPFENSDVRDSSHLDSIRNIQIHGYIADYAETGQPGFATVLGANVNIHRLSLKSEVSARNMSDMETSKGTLKNTEIENRSIAIGAAYSFERFKLGASFRSFNSNYGIPGGFIGGHPNGVDIDLFKRDLTLQGMYIPATRPDTLNVIFRLNQYHHTEYETKEYVGAEFAVNQANMRIEKFIAQSGPFFGIHFGGEFDIRSVEMGGYVFTPPTNSYAASLFSIASLNGWRDGLEITLSARLGGAFFKPQESIVADKGAIEDRNFALWAIAVEFSQRVAPGKFLTLDVFRTTRAPTIEELYNQGPHLAAYTYERGNHKLDAENGYGAELEFRDYGEIINWRAAVHSTWFLNHLAPRATGDTNWSQILPIYQVSGDEALLIGGSASIELPAEQGFYAQAGASYVCGFYQNENWSDMPQIPPFKFHGEIAYLWTHVRAGINTEFALAQNRVDRYEQRTPGYTTFGVSLEFHWALTLAHYSIVLRGDNLFNADVRNHLSRLKSVMPEKGRNISFLAKAEF